The DNA window CGGAGTGCGGAATGAATTTAGTGCCCGCAAAATCCGAAAAAAAACATCGGCATCATCAAGAATCGCGGGATGAGCGCGACAAGCACGCCGGCCACAGCACAAAAATGTTTTTGAAAAAATTTTGGGTGAGTTTGATTCTGACCGTGCCGGTGGTGCTTTACGCCGATATTATCCAAAAAATTTTCAGCTGGTCGCCGCCGGATTTTCCGGGCTCAATATATTTATCGTTAATTTTCGGCTCAATTGTTTTCTTTTACGGCGGCGGAGTATTTTTAACGGGCGCGTATCGCGAGCTTAAGGCGCGGCTGCCCGGCATGATGACGCTGATCGGAATGGCGATTTCCGCCGCGTATTTTTACAGCGTCTGGGCGGCTTTTGGCGAACCCAAAAACACTCTTTTTTGGGAACTGACCACCTTGATTACAATTATGCTCTTCGGCCACTGGCTTGAAATGCGGGCGGTATCCGGCGCGCAAGGCGCGCTTAAAGAACTTTCAAAACTTCTGCCCGATATTGCCGAAGTTATTCGCGGCGGAAAAACAGAAATTATTCCCGTTTCCGAACTGCGCGAAGGAGATATTGCGTTTATCCGCCCCGGCGGAAAAATTCCTTCGGACGGCATTGTGATTGAAGGAAAATCGGAAATTAACGAGGCAATGGTTACGGGCGAATCCGCGTCGGTCGCTAAAAACGTAAATAGCGAAGTTATCGCGGGAACGATAAACAGCGACGGTTCGCTTAAAATTAAAATCACTAAAGTCGGTGAACGCACTTTTCTCGCCGGCGTTATGCGTTTAGTGCAGGAAGCGCAAGCCTCTAAATCTCGGCTTCAGATTCTTTCTGATCGGGCCGCTTTTTACCTGACTATTATCGCCATAAGTACCGGAGTTTTAACTTTTGGATTGTGGCTTTACGCGAAAGCCGGTTTTGGATTCGCGCTTGAGCGATTGGTGGCGGTTCTGGTAATCGCCTGTCCGCACGCGCTTGGCTTAGCGGTTCCGCTGGTCGCTTCAATTTCCACGACGTTGGCGGCCCGCCACGGCTTTCTGATAAAACAGCGGCTCGCGCTTGAAGCGGCGCGAAGCATTGATATTGTGCTTTTTGATAAAACAGGAACTCTTACCAAAGGCGAATATGGCGTAACAAACATCTGGCCGACTAACGCGAAAAACGAAAAAGATTTGCTCCAAATTGCCTCGTCAATTGACATATTTTCCGAACATTTTATTTCCAAAGCTATTGTGAAAAAAGCGGAAGAATCCGGCGTCACCACGGTAAAAGCGAGGGACTTTACGCGCCTTCCCGGTAAAGGGGTAAAAGGAATAATTAACGGAACGGTTATTTTTATCGGCGGCCAAGCGATTTTAGACGATCTTCGCGTCGCTCCCCCGGCAGAGTTAAAGAAAGAAATAGAAAAAGAAAATAAAAAAGGAAAAACAATTATTTACGCGGCGACCGAAAAAGAACTCCTGGGCGTTTTCGCGCTTGCCGATCTTATCCGAGATGAATCGCGCGAAGCGATTCAATCTTTAAAAACAATGGGAATTAAAATTGCGATGATTACCGGCGATTCGGAAGGCGTCGCCTCCTGGGTTGCCGAAGAACTCGGCATTAATGATTACTTTGCAAGAATTTTGCCGCACCAAAAATCCGAAAAAGTAAAACTGCTTCAAAACAAAGGCCAAAAAGTCGCGATGGTCGGCGACGGCATTAATGACGCGCCGGCGCTAACACAAGCCAATTTGGGCATTGCTGTCGGCGCGGGCACAAATGTCGCCATTGAATCCGCCGGCATTATTTTAATGAGAAATGACCCGCGCGATATCGTAAAAATCATTAAACTTTCCCGTTTTACTTATACGAAAATGATTCAAAATCTTTTCTGGGCAACCGGTTATAATGTAGTCGCGCTTCCGCTGGCCGCCGGCATTCTGGCGTCAAAAGGAATTCTCTTACAGCCGGCTCTCGCCGCGCTTTTCATGTCCTTTTCAACCGTGATTGTCGCCATCAACGCGATTTTATTAAGAAAAAAAACTTTATAATTATAAATTAATTTGTAAATTTATAAAAATAAGTTATCATACCATTATGAACACAAAACTTATTGCATGGGTCTTACGTATATCGGTTGCCGGAGAGTTTATCGGGCACGGCGTTTTTGCCTTGCAGGGTAAAAAAGACTGGGTTAACTGGTTTGCCAAATTCGGCGTATCCAACGCCGGAACAGCAGCCCAATTGCTCTTTCTCATCGGAATTATTGATATTGCGCTCGCAATTTTGATTCTGATTAAACCCGTTCGCATTGCTCTTCTCTGGATGGCATTTTGGGGATTTTGGACTGCGCTTCTGCGTCCGATAGTCGG is part of the Candidatus Niyogibacteria bacterium genome and encodes:
- a CDS encoding DoxX family membrane protein; translation: MNTKLIAWVLRISVAGEFIGHGVFALQGKKDWVNWFAKFGVSNAGTAAQLLFLIGIIDIALAILILIKPVRIALLWMAFWGFWTALLRPIVGMPVWDFVERWANWGAPLALLLIVGWPKTFKEWFK
- a CDS encoding copper-translocating P-type ATPase; this encodes MHPEITRDTAGICPECGMNLVPAKSEKKHRHHQESRDERDKHAGHSTKMFLKKFWVSLILTVPVVLYADIIQKIFSWSPPDFPGSIYLSLIFGSIVFFYGGGVFLTGAYRELKARLPGMMTLIGMAISAAYFYSVWAAFGEPKNTLFWELTTLITIMLFGHWLEMRAVSGAQGALKELSKLLPDIAEVIRGGKTEIIPVSELREGDIAFIRPGGKIPSDGIVIEGKSEINEAMVTGESASVAKNVNSEVIAGTINSDGSLKIKITKVGERTFLAGVMRLVQEAQASKSRLQILSDRAAFYLTIIAISTGVLTFGLWLYAKAGFGFALERLVAVLVIACPHALGLAVPLVASISTTLAARHGFLIKQRLALEAARSIDIVLFDKTGTLTKGEYGVTNIWPTNAKNEKDLLQIASSIDIFSEHFISKAIVKKAEESGVTTVKARDFTRLPGKGVKGIINGTVIFIGGQAILDDLRVAPPAELKKEIEKENKKGKTIIYAATEKELLGVFALADLIRDESREAIQSLKTMGIKIAMITGDSEGVASWVAEELGINDYFARILPHQKSEKVKLLQNKGQKVAMVGDGINDAPALTQANLGIAVGAGTNVAIESAGIILMRNDPRDIVKIIKLSRFTYTKMIQNLFWATGYNVVALPLAAGILASKGILLQPALAALFMSFSTVIVAINAILLRKKTL